A section of the Callithrix jacchus isolate 240 chromosome 14, calJac240_pri, whole genome shotgun sequence genome encodes:
- the LOC100395332 gene encoding uncharacterized protein C2orf78-like: protein MSEHFQNTSLLGTANSLQLSLPVVSNAASLTGSISNFSRATAPAVSSAWLLPSASGTSFQPLTGSAYLYQHSSTSMLSGVSGQSHSSTSAASYPGIFEWDITAKTAKKSPSLRDFTVTVIDQNTAVSSRSMTAQHDKTSHANIIVPLYPTLSASLVQRTQSQIPNQQGHSLSLPYQTGSQVYYYNPGTLGPQLSGELGPWLQSYGSASYPGNRASAHQPEMVMVLKEVQPTKVRLPVSTSGMHYSVSAQPSTETSFQVMEASLGMDTSLGLESASQTFCLAQTPEFTKSSSSRNTQILESNPSPELGDISMTAPVQSPTNLLTVSPAPSQDKTENKNLDEIKTKISKPLDAYQFPIENRYPPVLPLEIPDIHQLVSCIDPLGQEEQPGSENANLRNNSLSLQGQGLLENGFESSSDLADVTTLVENTHLPSIISSLQDLDQPKSPSIFSSLQDLDKPKSPSISSSLQDLDQPQSPSLFSSLQDLDQPKSPSLFSSLQDLDQPQSPYIFSSIQELDQFQSPSIFSSLQDLDQPQSPSLFSCLQDLDQPQSPYIFSSIQELDQFQSPSISSSLQDLDQPKSPSLFSCLQDLDQLQSPSISSSLQDLDQPKSPSLFSSLQDLDQPKSPFLFSSLQDLDQPQSPSLFGSLQDLDQPQSPSIFSSLQVLDQPKSPSLFSSLQDLDQPQSPSMFSSIQELDQPKSPSMFSSLQDLDQPKSPYIFSSIQDLDQPQSPSMFSSLQDLDQPKSPYIFSSIQDLDQSKSPSGKKAKDPSTIKVNQVQEKSSVIKGHSDQVRKNKHKAAEPIQGAPKAKIQPKNPESLLEEEVTVCRATTSDSASVSKRMRSSNKRHKAASSRGSTTKRHGQEKTKRNRDNSSKKSGDSKKSGTKVKVEEKQGIPNRKRKKNQPELSQETFKKPRTSLGMHMLESMQVFHALGKKTDKKTGFSSSQTLGSSSNTQNPWPFSALKPWLATRCERKGPDKTHVKAQKLDNAEKECPSPSQNELPPPGKVKLVPLPFLTPDKPQARPVSRRPHPPASRRPAVACPSPPNFTNSAQSTAVSPSQPAPTNTSLTGPARPAQPISTNATKPGSTNPNQPPIASQSAASRPAPYKTSSCSSLQREPVFTAVTNLQSLPKPQNQFLIQDFSLQRRPWRTPDISGPVVSMPITKEQRPEREAMKRKARQARENAAKYTSLGKLQFFIQREKDNGNF, encoded by the exons ATGTCAG AACATTTCCAAAATACCTCTTTACTTGGAACTGCAAACTCTCTGCAGCTCTCCCTTCCTGTGGTGAGCAATGCGGCTTCCCTAACAGGAAGCATTTCCAACTTCTCCAGAGCCACTGCTCCAGCTGTTAGCTCAGCATGGCTACTGCCATCAGCCTCTGGCACCTCTTTCCAGCCACTCACAGGCAGTGCCTACCTTTACCAACATTCTAGCACATCTATGTTGTCTGGGGTTAGTGGCCAGAGCCATAGCTCTACTTCAGCTGCCTCTTACCCAGGCATTTTTGAGTGGGACATTACAGCAAAGACAGCAAAGAAGTCACCCTCGCTCAGGGACTTCACTGTGACTGTCATTGACCAGAACACAGCTGTCTCTTCCAGGTCTATGACAGCCCAGCATGATAAAACTTCACATGCAAATATTATAGTCCCTCTGTATCCAACACTATCTGCCAGCCTTGTTCAGAGGACACAATCTCAAATTCCAAATCAGCAGGGCCATAGCCTGTCACTTCCCTACCAGACAGGAAGCCAGGTCTATTACTATAATCCAGGCACACTGGGGCCTCAACTATCCGGAGAACTTGGCCCCTGGCTGCAATCCTATGGCTCTGCGTCATACCCAGGAAATAGGGCCTCTGCCCATCAACCAGAAATGGTGATGGTGCTAAAGGAGGTTCAGCCCACAAAAGTTCGACTACCAGTCTCCACTTCCGGGATGCATTACTCTGTGTCTGCTCAACCCAGCACAGAAACCAGTTTTCAAG TGATGGAAGCTTCCCTGGGGATGGATACTTCCCTGGGATTGGAATCTGCAAGCCAGACATTTTGTCTGGCACAAACTCCAGAATTCACCAAGTCCTCCAGTAGCAGAAATACCCAGATACTTGAGAGTAATCcatcacctgagcttggggacATTTCAATGACAGCTCCAGTCCAGAGTCCAACTAATCTCTTGACAGTGTCTCCAGCTCCAAGCCAGGACAAAACTGAGAATAAGAATTTGGATGAGATTAAGACCAAGATTTCAAAGCCTCTAGATGCCTACCAATTCCCAATAGAAAACCGATATCCTCCAGTGCTTCCTTTAGAAATCCCTGATATTCACCAGCTTGTGTCCTGCATTGATCCTCTTGGCCAAGAGGAGCAGCCTGGTTCCGAAAATGCCAATCTGAGAAACAACAGCCTGAGTCTTCAGGGCCAAGGGCTACTTGAAAATGGGTTTGAGTCTAGCAGTGATCTTGCAGACGTCACTACATTGGTGGAGAATACTCACCTCCCCTCGATCATCAGTTCTTTACAAGATCTTGACCAACCCAAAAGCCCCTCCATCTTCAGTTCCTTACAAGATCTTGACAAACCAAAAAGTCCCTCCATCTCAAGTTCCTTACAAGATCTTGACCAACCCCAAAGTCCCTCCCTATTCAGTTCCTTACAAGATCTTGACCAACCCAAAAGTCCCTCCCTATTCAGTTCCTTACAAGATCTTGACCAACCCCAAAGTCCCTACATCTTCAGTTCCATACAAGAGCTTGACCAATTTCAAAGTCCCTCCATCTTCAGTTCCTTACAAGATCTTGACCAACCCCAAAGTCCCTCCCTATTCAGTTGCTTACAAGATCTTGACCAACCCCAAAGTCCCTACATCTTCAGTTCCATACAAGAGCTTGACCAATTTCAAAGTCCCTCCATCTCAAGTTCCTTACAAGATCTTGACCAACCCAAAAGTCCCTCCCTATTCAGTTGCTTACAAGATCTTGACCAACTCCAAAGTCCCTCCATCTCAAGTTCCTTACAAGATCTTGACCAACCCAAAAGTCCCTCCCTATTCAGTTCCTTACAAGATCTTGACCAACCCAAAAGTCCCTTCCTATTCAGTTCCTTACAAGATCTTGACCAACCTCAAAGTCCCTCCCTATTCGGCTCCTTACAAGATCTTGACCAACCCCAAAGTCCCTCCATCTTCAGTTCCTTACAAGTTCTTGACCAACCCAAAAGTCCCTCCCTATTCAGTTCCTTACAAGATCTTGACCAACCCCAAAGTCCCTCCATGTTCAGTTCCATACAAGAGCTTGACCAACCCAAAAGTCCCTCCATGTTCAGTTCCCTACAAGATCTTGACCAACCCAAAAGTCCCTACATCTTCAGTTCCATACAAGATCTTGACCAACCCCAAAGTCCCTCCATGTTCAGTTCCCTACAAGATCTTGACCAACCCAAAAGTCCCTACATCTTCAGTTCCATACAAGATCTTGACCAATCCAAAAGTCCCTCAGGCAAGAAAGCCAAAGATCCCAGCACCATCAAGGTAAATCAGGTACAGGAAAAGTCAAGTGTCATAAAGGGTCACTCTGATCAAGTAAGGAAGAACAAGCATAAAGCTGCCGAGCCTATCCAGGGTGCTCCCAAGGCCAAAATCCAGCCAAAGAACCCAGAGAGCCTATTAGAGGAAGAAGTGACTGTTTGCAGGGCTACCACCAGTGACAGCGCTTCTGTGAGCAAGCGCATGCGTTCTAGCAACAAACGTCACAAAGCCGCATCCAGCAGAGGCAGCACAACTAAGAGGCACGGGCAGGAGAAGACCAAAAGGAACAGAGACAACAGCTCCAAGAAATCCGGAGACAGTAAGAAGTCAGGGACCAAAGTCAAGGTCGAAGAGAAGCAAGGCATTCCTAATAGGAAGCGGAAGAAAAATCAACCTGAGCTTAGCCAAGAGACCTTCAAAAAGCCACGTACCTCCCTAGGCATGCATATGCTAGAGTCCATGCAAGTTTTCCATGCACTGGGGAAAAAGACTGACAAGAAAACTGGATTCTCTTCCTCCCAGACTCTGGGGAGCTCAAGCAACACCCAGAACCCCTGGCCATTCTCAGCTCTTAAACCATGGCTGGCTACCCGATGTGAGAGGAAAGGCCCGGACAAAACTCACGTCAAGGCCCAGAAACTGGATAATGCTGAAAAAGAGTGTCCATCTCCATCCCAGAATGAGTTGCCACCACCTGGGAAGGTCAAATTGGTACCGTTGCCCTTTCTGACCCCAGACAAACCTCAAGCTCGACCTGTTTCTCGGCGGCCACACCCTCCAGCCTCACGTAGGCCTGCTGTGGCTTGTCCTTCTCCACCTAATTTTACTAACTCAGCTCAGTCAACTGCTGTCAGTCCATCCCAACCGGCTCCTACCAACACATCTTTGACAGGTCCTGCCAGACCAGCTCAGCCAATTTCGACCAATGCAACCAAACCCGGTTCAACCAATCCTAACCAGCCTCCTATTGCCTCTCAGTCTGCTGCTTCTAGGCCAGCACCTTACAAAACATCATCTTGCTCTTCTCTCCAGCGGGAGCCTGTTTTCACTGCTGTGACCAATCTCCAGTCACTGCCCAAGCCTCAAAATCAGTTCCTAATCCAAGACTTCAGTTTACAACGCAGGCCATGGAGGACACCTGACATTTCTGGGCCAGTAGTGTCAATGCCCATCACAAAAGAGCAGAGGCCAGAGCGTGAGGCCATGAAGAGGAAGGCTCGGCAAGCGCGTGAGAATGCTGCCAAATACACCTCTTTGGGGAAACTGCAGTTCTTCATCCAGAGGGAAAAAGATAATGGAAATTTCTGA